One Amorphoplanes digitatis genomic window carries:
- a CDS encoding MarR family winged helix-turn-helix transcriptional regulator, translating into MAGTDDTTGLEQMICFELYAASRAMTAAYRPALDALGLTYPQFVALRVIWHRGRLTVRDLGDALSLDSGTLSPLLKRLETQGLIRRERGTDDERVVWITPTDQGSALRHRVADLPERLACATDLSVDEFTQLHHLLSRIRGTAVTPAN; encoded by the coding sequence ATGGCAGGCACCGACGACACCACCGGACTCGAGCAGATGATCTGCTTCGAGCTCTACGCCGCCTCACGGGCCATGACCGCCGCCTACCGGCCGGCCCTGGACGCACTCGGCCTCACCTACCCCCAGTTCGTCGCCCTGCGCGTCATCTGGCACCGCGGCCGCCTCACCGTCCGCGACCTCGGCGACGCCCTGTCCCTGGACAGCGGCACCCTCTCGCCCCTGCTCAAACGCCTCGAAACCCAGGGCCTCATCCGGCGCGAACGCGGCACCGACGACGAACGCGTCGTCTGGATCACACCCACCGACCAGGGCTCGGCCCTGCGCCACCGGGTCGCGGACCTACCGGAACGGCTCGCCTGCGCCACCGACCTCAGCGTCGACGAATTCACCCAGCTCCACCACCTGCTCAGCCGCATCCGCGGCACGGCAGTCACCCCCGCCAACTAG
- a CDS encoding organic hydroperoxide resistance protein — protein sequence MQAVYTASATATGDGRGGHTRSSDGVLDLDLAVPKELGGPGGQLTNPEQLFAAGYAACFHSALKLVAGKQKITLTDTAITVDAGIGPNGKGGFGLTIAIEAELPGLDEDTARALIEAAHQVCPYSNATRGNVDVTLTIA from the coding sequence ATGCAGGCTGTGTACACGGCATCCGCCACCGCCACCGGCGACGGCCGCGGCGGCCACACCCGCTCCAGCGACGGCGTCCTCGACCTCGACCTCGCCGTCCCCAAGGAGCTGGGCGGCCCCGGCGGCCAGCTCACCAACCCCGAGCAGCTCTTCGCCGCCGGCTACGCCGCCTGCTTCCACAGCGCCCTCAAGCTCGTCGCCGGCAAGCAGAAGATCACCCTCACCGACACTGCGATCACCGTCGACGCCGGCATCGGCCCCAACGGCAAGGGCGGCTTCGGCCTCACCATCGCCATCGAGGCCGAACTGCCCGGCCTCGACGAGGACACCGCCCGCGCGCTGATCGAGGCGGCGCACCAGGTCTGCCCGTACTCCAACGCCACCCGCGGCAACGTCGACGTCACGCTCACCATCGCCTGA
- a CDS encoding Vgb family protein: MIGEISVAGPGAGPYGVTTGPDGALWFTLNQAGAIGRIDLGGAVTVHELPTAGAGPVGIAAGTDGALWFVEIAAGQVGRITPDGAIREFPLPDRGARPHAIVADPAGGCWFTEWAANRIGHVGPHGVFRHYDLPTPASEPHGIAVALDGTVCAVLETGGVARLVP, encoded by the coding sequence ATGATCGGCGAGATCTCGGTGGCGGGCCCGGGTGCCGGCCCGTACGGGGTCACCACCGGGCCTGACGGGGCGCTGTGGTTCACGCTGAATCAGGCGGGCGCGATCGGCCGGATCGATCTCGGCGGCGCCGTCACCGTTCATGAGCTTCCCACCGCCGGTGCCGGGCCGGTCGGCATCGCGGCGGGCACCGACGGCGCGCTCTGGTTCGTGGAGATCGCCGCCGGGCAGGTCGGCCGGATCACGCCCGACGGCGCGATCCGGGAGTTCCCGCTGCCGGATCGCGGTGCCAGGCCGCACGCGATCGTCGCGGACCCGGCGGGTGGCTGCTGGTTCACCGAGTGGGCGGCGAACCGGATCGGTCACGTCGGCCCGCACGGCGTCTTCCGGCATTACGACCTGCCGACTCCCGCGTCCGAGCCGCACGGCATCGCCGTCGCCCTCGACGGCACGGTCTGCGCGGTCCTGGAGACGGGCGGGGTCGCCCGCCTGGTGCCGTGA
- a CDS encoding tyrosine-type recombinase/integrase, with the protein MQDGQDISVTALIEEFLAARAVRKPSEHTLMAYRRDLTTVLRELGEDVTLGDLSPRALRAAFAAFAAGRAPASVYRAWSSWNSFFGFLVVDGVVAGNPMPAVGKPRIPTPSPKPLRGEDTPEQLLQAVNQSDDRQRDPWPERDVAVVALALCAGLRLSELLALRAGSLLGRPGERRVEVAGKGGRPRSVPIGPELDAVVDRYVESRRLRFGRVSPADPLFLDRRGRPLRRGGLQYLVESCYRRAGIADRVPRGAQLHALRHTFATRLAEDGANASEIMRLLGHASLTTSQGYIEVTAAQQRAAVRANRTNRALGELGA; encoded by the coding sequence ATGCAGGACGGACAAGACATTTCAGTCACCGCGCTCATCGAAGAGTTCCTCGCCGCCCGGGCCGTGCGGAAACCGTCCGAGCACACGCTGATGGCCTACCGCCGGGACCTCACCACCGTCCTCAGGGAACTCGGCGAAGACGTCACTCTCGGTGACCTCTCCCCCAGGGCGCTGAGGGCGGCCTTCGCCGCGTTCGCCGCCGGCCGCGCGCCCGCCTCGGTCTACCGGGCCTGGTCGAGCTGGAACTCGTTCTTCGGCTTCCTCGTCGTCGACGGTGTGGTGGCCGGCAACCCCATGCCCGCGGTGGGAAAGCCGCGGATCCCCACGCCCTCCCCCAAGCCCCTGCGTGGCGAGGACACCCCGGAGCAGCTCCTGCAAGCGGTCAACCAGAGCGACGACCGCCAGCGCGATCCCTGGCCGGAGCGCGACGTGGCGGTCGTCGCCCTGGCCCTGTGCGCGGGCCTGCGGCTGTCGGAGCTGCTGGCGCTGCGGGCCGGTTCGCTGCTGGGCCGCCCGGGCGAGCGGCGCGTCGAGGTGGCGGGCAAGGGTGGCCGGCCGCGATCGGTGCCGATCGGGCCGGAGCTGGATGCCGTCGTGGACCGATACGTGGAGAGCCGCCGGCTGCGGTTCGGGCGGGTGAGCCCGGCCGATCCCCTGTTCCTGGACCGCCGGGGCCGGCCGCTGCGGCGCGGTGGCCTGCAGTATCTGGTGGAGTCCTGCTACCGGCGGGCCGGCATCGCGGACCGGGTGCCCCGGGGCGCGCAGTTGCACGCGTTGCGGCACACGTTCGCGACCCGGCTGGCCGAGGACGGCGCGAACGCTTCGGAGATCATGCGGTTGCTGGGTCACGCGTCGCTGACGACGTCGCAGGGCTATATCGAGGTGACCGCGGCGCAGCAGCGCGCGGCGGTGCGTGCCAACCGCACCAACCGGGCACTGGGTGAGCTGGGCGCGTGA
- a CDS encoding phosphotransferase, with product MRPVAITEALGLPDPVGDLEPLTYSSSQTWTLDTTDGRVLPKHLPLAQPATMIFERKARAAAIDMPTPVGRPAHVDGIGLTRAYAWIDGRPVGESDDIAAWLGETLARLHAIEPAAPAGPDWYHLHDERWHGWLHAGRRAWTPALREHLPDILAATAWVARAFGDTTDHVTTHRDIEIHNIMVTASGPVLIDWDSAGPDSAGLETAHAAYSLATHRRTGPDRATIRRTLDAYAANGGTRPTGTDVLARRAGIRLGRLAERLRMSLGEEPSGPRDLTEIEARAEAQIRSIPAFTEDLIRHADLFG from the coding sequence GTGAGGCCGGTAGCGATCACCGAGGCGCTCGGCCTGCCCGACCCCGTCGGCGACCTCGAACCGCTGACCTACAGCAGCTCACAGACCTGGACCCTGGACACCACCGACGGCCGCGTCCTGCCCAAACACCTCCCGCTGGCCCAGCCCGCCACAATGATCTTCGAACGCAAGGCCCGGGCCGCCGCGATCGACATGCCGACCCCGGTCGGCCGGCCCGCGCACGTCGACGGCATCGGACTGACCCGCGCGTACGCCTGGATCGACGGCCGGCCCGTGGGGGAGAGCGACGACATCGCCGCCTGGCTCGGCGAGACCCTCGCGCGGTTGCACGCCATCGAACCCGCCGCACCGGCCGGACCCGACTGGTACCACCTGCACGACGAGCGCTGGCACGGCTGGCTCCACGCCGGGCGGCGCGCCTGGACGCCGGCGCTGCGCGAGCACCTGCCGGACATCCTCGCCGCCACCGCCTGGGTGGCACGCGCCTTCGGCGACACGACCGACCACGTGACGACCCACCGCGACATCGAGATCCACAACATCATGGTCACCGCGAGCGGCCCGGTCCTCATCGACTGGGACAGTGCCGGCCCGGACAGCGCGGGTCTCGAAACCGCGCACGCGGCCTACTCGCTCGCCACCCACCGCCGCACCGGGCCCGACCGCGCCACGATCCGGCGCACCCTTGACGCGTACGCGGCCAACGGCGGCACCCGGCCCACCGGCACCGACGTCCTGGCTCGCCGGGCCGGAATCCGCCTCGGCCGCCTCGCCGAACGTCTGCGCATGTCGCTGGGCGAGGAGCCGAGCGGACCCCGCGACCTCACCGAGATAGAGGCCCGGGCCGAGGCCCAAATCCGCAGCATCCCGGCCTTCACCGAGGACCTGATCCGGCACGCTGACCTGTTCGGCTGA
- a CDS encoding ATP-binding protein, with protein MMRHRSVPMLIVMSGLLAVAAFVAVGGVPAYAWLVAGLLVVAGVGVALWQRRRAPSAVVALPVPPRPAELPAAPALVGRAEELATVEAAVAGGARLVVIAAAPGTGKSALALRFAHDARDRYPDGQLFAALRGASADPVPPEAVLVRFLRALGCPDDELRGDVVELAARFRWVLAGRRVLVVLDDARDAAQVRHLLPGGADCLAVVTSRGLLSDLLGASVLTLGGLDPGSGLELLSVTAGGGRVAADPEGARRVVGLCGGLPLAVRIAGGRLGARGRCSPSELADRLVDEERRLDGLRLADRAVRSSVQAVYEELSPVEQLVFRRSGGYPGTSLGLGVATARCDLDEDVVAEALERLVGVLLVESPAPERYRMHDLLRSVARELAGDDEVECLRRQVRWLTVRARPGAWLERERENVVAVLHAAVAAGLAEPAKGLVVAVHPLVAGAVEHAYRLRLWQAGEAAAVASGDEGFRVRALRWVSHSYGMAGLADLELAAAEQALELAERLGSNVREVALAAWRVGDALRAQDRFTASESALLRALDLLSGLGAVEDEVEVRLALGTLYNTFRKPELGVPVLAAAVELLPGEPSEARGWTVLCLGVAHKLGGDLARARVLFAEALQVARRLGDDLLLGYCLRERGLLSAQERAFAAAERDLRATLTVFERLRDGGGIGGAHGALGEVADMQGRWAQALAEYDAGIAQFERLGLRVREGELMLHRGTVLRMLGREPEAVQARLRGEALVGDAPVRLGPGLVRRLDETEGR; from the coding sequence ATGATGCGGCACCGGTCGGTTCCGATGTTGATCGTCATGTCGGGGCTGCTCGCGGTGGCTGCCTTCGTCGCCGTCGGCGGGGTCCCGGCGTACGCGTGGCTGGTTGCCGGCCTGCTGGTGGTGGCCGGTGTCGGTGTCGCGCTGTGGCAGCGGCGGCGGGCTCCGTCCGCGGTGGTCGCGCTGCCGGTGCCGCCGCGGCCGGCGGAGTTGCCGGCGGCGCCGGCGCTGGTCGGCCGGGCCGAGGAGCTGGCGACGGTGGAGGCGGCCGTCGCGGGCGGTGCGCGGCTGGTGGTGATCGCCGCGGCGCCGGGTACGGGTAAGTCGGCGCTGGCGTTGCGGTTCGCCCACGATGCGCGCGACCGGTATCCGGACGGGCAGTTGTTCGCCGCGTTGCGGGGTGCCTCCGCCGATCCGGTGCCGCCGGAGGCGGTGCTGGTGCGGTTCCTGCGGGCGCTGGGGTGCCCGGACGACGAGCTGCGCGGTGACGTGGTGGAGCTGGCGGCGCGGTTCCGGTGGGTCCTGGCCGGCCGGCGGGTGCTGGTGGTGCTCGACGACGCGCGGGACGCGGCGCAGGTGCGGCATCTGCTGCCCGGCGGTGCGGACTGCCTGGCGGTGGTGACCAGCCGGGGGTTGTTGTCGGATCTGCTGGGTGCCTCGGTGCTGACGCTGGGCGGCCTGGATCCGGGGTCGGGGCTGGAGCTGTTGTCGGTGACCGCCGGCGGTGGCCGGGTCGCGGCGGATCCGGAGGGTGCGCGGCGGGTGGTCGGGTTGTGCGGCGGGTTGCCGCTGGCGGTGCGGATCGCCGGTGGTCGGCTGGGTGCGCGGGGGCGGTGTTCGCCGTCGGAGCTGGCGGATCGGCTTGTCGACGAGGAGCGGCGGCTGGACGGGTTGCGGCTGGCGGATCGGGCGGTGCGCTCCAGCGTCCAGGCGGTGTACGAAGAGCTGTCGCCGGTCGAGCAGCTGGTGTTCCGGCGTTCGGGTGGTTATCCGGGTACGTCGCTGGGGCTTGGCGTGGCGACGGCCCGGTGCGACCTGGACGAGGACGTGGTGGCGGAGGCGCTGGAGCGGCTCGTGGGTGTGCTGCTGGTGGAGTCGCCGGCGCCGGAGCGGTACCGGATGCATGATCTGCTGCGGTCGGTGGCGCGGGAGCTGGCCGGCGACGACGAGGTGGAGTGTCTGCGGCGTCAGGTGCGGTGGCTGACCGTGCGGGCGCGGCCGGGTGCGTGGCTGGAGCGGGAGCGGGAGAACGTCGTCGCGGTGCTGCACGCGGCGGTGGCGGCGGGGCTGGCGGAGCCGGCCAAGGGTCTGGTGGTGGCGGTTCATCCGCTGGTGGCCGGCGCGGTCGAGCACGCGTACCGGTTGCGGTTGTGGCAGGCCGGCGAGGCGGCCGCGGTCGCGAGCGGTGACGAGGGTTTCCGGGTGCGGGCGCTGCGGTGGGTGTCGCACTCGTACGGGATGGCGGGCCTGGCCGATCTGGAGTTGGCGGCGGCGGAGCAGGCGCTGGAGCTCGCGGAGCGGCTCGGGTCGAACGTGCGGGAGGTCGCGCTGGCGGCGTGGCGGGTCGGTGACGCGCTGCGGGCGCAGGACCGGTTCACGGCGTCGGAGTCGGCGCTGCTGCGGGCGCTGGATCTGCTGTCGGGGCTGGGTGCGGTCGAGGACGAGGTCGAGGTGCGGCTGGCGCTGGGGACGCTGTACAACACGTTCCGCAAGCCGGAGCTGGGCGTGCCGGTGCTGGCTGCGGCGGTGGAGTTGCTGCCGGGCGAGCCGTCGGAGGCGCGGGGTTGGACGGTGTTGTGTCTCGGGGTGGCGCACAAGCTCGGCGGTGACCTGGCCCGGGCGCGGGTGTTGTTCGCCGAGGCGTTGCAGGTGGCCCGGCGTCTCGGCGACGACCTGCTGCTCGGTTACTGCCTGCGTGAGCGGGGCCTGTTGTCGGCGCAGGAGCGTGCGTTCGCGGCGGCCGAGCGGGACCTGCGGGCGACGCTGACGGTGTTCGAGCGGCTGCGCGACGGCGGCGGGATCGGCGGGGCGCACGGCGCGCTGGGCGAGGTCGCCGACATGCAGGGGCGGTGGGCGCAGGCCTTGGCGGAGTACGACGCGGGTATCGCGCAGTTCGAGCGGCTGGGCCTGCGGGTGCGTGAGGGTGAGCTGATGCTGCACCGGGGCACGGTGTTGCGGATGCTGGGCCGTGAGCCGGAGGCGGTGCAGGCGCGGCTGCGGGGTGAGGCGCTCGTCGGTGACGCGCCGGTGCGCCTGGGGCCGGGTCTGGTGCGGCGGCTCGACGAGACGGAGGGGCGTTGA
- a CDS encoding VOC family protein: MSGPRWLTGFLDSPSRVAEPFWSAVTGSGLSARRGPGGEFATLLPGGGDAYLRVQVVGDGPARCHLDLHVEDVAAQARRVVGLGASVVLSDGELVVLRSPAGLLFCLVPWRGEAVRPAGGRGLVDQMCLDVPRAVFDGEADFWAAVTGWERRPGSLPEFDFLVRPDGMPLRLLLQRVGGDGAGMHLDLACDDRAAEVARHVELGAAVAWTGPRWTTLRDPAGRPYCVTDRPVTGP, translated from the coding sequence TTGAGCGGGCCGCGGTGGTTGACGGGTTTCCTGGATTCGCCGTCGCGGGTGGCGGAGCCGTTCTGGTCGGCGGTGACGGGGTCGGGGTTGTCGGCGCGGCGGGGGCCGGGCGGGGAGTTCGCGACGTTGCTGCCGGGCGGCGGGGACGCGTACCTGCGGGTGCAGGTCGTCGGGGACGGCCCGGCGCGTTGTCACCTGGATCTGCATGTCGAGGATGTGGCGGCGCAGGCGCGCCGGGTGGTGGGTCTGGGCGCCTCGGTGGTGCTGTCCGACGGGGAGCTTGTGGTGCTGCGGTCTCCGGCGGGTCTGCTGTTCTGCCTGGTGCCGTGGCGGGGTGAGGCGGTGCGGCCGGCGGGTGGCCGCGGCCTGGTCGATCAGATGTGCCTGGACGTGCCGCGCGCCGTCTTCGACGGCGAGGCGGATTTCTGGGCGGCGGTGACCGGCTGGGAGCGCCGGCCCGGCTCGCTGCCGGAGTTCGATTTCCTGGTACGCCCGGACGGGATGCCGCTGCGGCTGCTGCTGCAACGCGTCGGCGGCGACGGTGCGGGGATGCACCTGGACCTGGCCTGCGACGACCGTGCGGCGGAGGTGGCGCGGCACGTGGAACTGGGTGCGGCGGTGGCGTGGACGGGTCCGCGGTGGACGACGCTGCGGGACCCGGCGGGCCGGCCGTACTGCGTCACGGACCGGCCGGTCACCGGCCCTTAG
- a CDS encoding NUDIX hydrolase produces the protein MPKARIVTALLRDGNRVLLCHRSPQRRWYPDVWDLPGGHVEPGEPPGAALARELREELVVHPGRARGTVPGPRQLPDDAQHDSR, from the coding sequence GTGCCCAAGGCTCGTATCGTCACCGCCCTGCTGCGGGACGGCAACCGGGTGCTGCTGTGTCACCGATCGCCCCAGCGCCGCTGGTACCCCGACGTCTGGGACCTGCCCGGCGGCCACGTGGAGCCCGGCGAACCACCCGGCGCGGCACTCGCCCGCGAGCTCCGGGAGGAACTGGTGGTTCACCCAGGACGCGCTCGCGGAACTGTCCCTGGCCCACGACAGCTACCTGACGATGCTCAGCACGATTCTCGCTAA
- a CDS encoding lysophospholipid acyltransferase family protein: MDESWRVPWVWRALLRFSRVLVPMICRLRVSGAVPDGLRHGPLILAANHVSPVDPVVMTAACSIAGIAPRFMATGGLFDAPVAGWAMRAAGHLRVDRHTAQVTEALPSAAEALRAGSVVLVYPEGRIGLDPWMWPERGKTGVARMAAMSGAPVIPVAQWDTHRVLPYTAPVGIVGSVLRAIRDRPVVYVRFGEPVDLSGLTGTDGARAMRATDRIVEGIARTLEPLRAGEPELPRFVDRTRPVEMSRVRKRRSAGRDQG; this comes from the coding sequence ATGGACGAGTCATGGCGGGTGCCCTGGGTGTGGCGGGCGTTGCTGCGGTTCTCCCGGGTGCTGGTGCCCATGATCTGCCGGCTGCGGGTGTCCGGTGCGGTGCCGGACGGGCTGCGGCACGGCCCGCTGATCCTGGCGGCCAACCACGTCAGCCCGGTCGACCCGGTGGTGATGACGGCGGCGTGCAGCATCGCCGGGATCGCGCCGCGGTTCATGGCAACGGGCGGGCTGTTCGACGCGCCGGTCGCCGGGTGGGCGATGCGGGCGGCCGGGCATCTGCGGGTCGACCGGCACACCGCCCAGGTCACCGAGGCGCTGCCGAGCGCGGCGGAGGCGCTGCGGGCCGGTTCGGTGGTGCTGGTCTACCCGGAGGGCCGGATCGGGCTGGATCCGTGGATGTGGCCGGAGCGGGGCAAGACCGGCGTGGCGCGGATGGCGGCGATGTCCGGTGCGCCGGTGATCCCGGTGGCGCAGTGGGACACCCACCGGGTGCTGCCGTACACGGCGCCGGTCGGGATCGTCGGCTCCGTGCTGCGGGCGATCCGGGACCGGCCGGTGGTGTACGTGCGCTTCGGTGAGCCGGTGGACCTGTCCGGGCTGACCGGCACGGACGGGGCGCGGGCGATGCGGGCGACCGACCGGATCGTGGAGGGCATCGCCCGCACGCTCGAGCCGCTGCGCGCCGGCGAGCCGGAGCTGCCGCGCTTTGTGGACCGCACTCGGCCGGTGGAGATGTCCCGGGTCCGTAAGCGCCGCTCAGCCGGGCGTGATCAGGGCTAG
- a CDS encoding M55 family metallopeptidase, whose product MKVLISADMEGISGIVHPSETNPGGYDYERGRARMTAEVNAAVAGVLEAVPAAEVLVADAHASFRNLLPEELDRRARLVRGQPRPLGMLAGLDDDTDAVLFVGYHARAGGGPGVLAHTIGAGILDVRLDGRSTGEIGLNAALAGFHGAPVVLITGDDAACAELRELVPAALNVAVKRALGQAATVALHPDEARDQVHRAAAKAVRRHDQVPLVTLTGPLKVEVDLYGPYTVDLAVLVPGVTRAPGARTVAFTAADVAEAYRLVQLLAQLALITPG is encoded by the coding sequence ATGAAGGTGCTGATCTCTGCCGACATGGAGGGGATCTCGGGGATCGTGCATCCCAGCGAGACCAACCCCGGCGGCTACGACTACGAGCGCGGCCGGGCCCGGATGACCGCCGAGGTCAACGCCGCCGTCGCCGGTGTTCTCGAGGCCGTGCCGGCCGCCGAGGTGCTTGTCGCCGACGCGCACGCCTCGTTTCGCAACCTGCTGCCCGAGGAGCTCGACCGCCGCGCCCGGCTGGTGCGCGGCCAGCCCCGGCCGCTGGGCATGCTCGCCGGCCTCGACGACGACACCGACGCGGTGCTGTTCGTCGGCTATCACGCCCGCGCCGGCGGCGGGCCGGGCGTGCTGGCGCACACCATCGGCGCCGGGATCCTCGACGTGCGCCTCGACGGCCGCTCGACCGGCGAGATCGGACTGAACGCGGCCCTGGCCGGCTTCCACGGCGCACCGGTCGTGCTGATCACCGGCGACGACGCCGCCTGCGCCGAGCTGCGCGAGCTCGTCCCGGCCGCGCTGAACGTCGCCGTCAAGCGGGCACTGGGCCAGGCCGCCACCGTCGCCCTGCACCCCGACGAGGCCCGCGACCAGGTGCACCGGGCCGCCGCCAAGGCGGTGCGCCGCCACGACCAGGTGCCGCTGGTGACCCTGACCGGCCCGCTCAAGGTCGAGGTCGACCTGTACGGGCCGTACACCGTCGACCTGGCCGTGCTGGTCCCGGGCGTGACCCGCGCGCCGGGCGCCCGCACCGTCGCGTTCACCGCGGCGGACGTCGCCGAGGCGTACCGGCTGGTGCAGCTGCTGGCGCAGCTAGCCCTGATCACGCCCGGCTGA
- a CDS encoding HAD family hydrolase: MRPLALFDLDGTLVDRKAAFDAWAGEFAADHHLDEAALTFMVMADAHHSGPMDGYFTTIRETFGLAEAPDALWRQYRRRMPELAACRADDLDALRRLRGAGWRIGIVTNGMADNQLGKIRNTGLSDLVDAWGISGELGVRKPDPQIFRRVAERCGTDLDRGGWMIGDNLVHDVAGGHAAGLRTIWLHPRRHPAPWSFTGPAPDFTVGSVADAVAVLLRDH; encoded by the coding sequence ATGCGGCCTCTGGCGTTGTTCGACCTGGACGGCACGCTCGTCGACCGCAAGGCCGCCTTCGACGCCTGGGCCGGGGAGTTCGCGGCGGACCACCACCTCGACGAGGCGGCCCTCACCTTCATGGTCATGGCCGACGCGCACCACTCCGGCCCGATGGACGGCTACTTCACGACGATCCGTGAGACCTTCGGCCTCGCCGAGGCGCCGGACGCGCTGTGGCGGCAGTACCGCCGGCGCATGCCCGAACTGGCGGCCTGCCGCGCCGACGACCTCGACGCGCTGCGGCGGCTACGCGGGGCCGGGTGGCGCATCGGGATCGTCACCAACGGCATGGCCGACAACCAGCTGGGAAAGATCCGCAACACCGGTCTGAGCGACCTGGTCGACGCGTGGGGCATCTCCGGCGAGCTCGGCGTGCGCAAGCCCGACCCGCAGATCTTCCGCCGCGTCGCCGAGCGCTGCGGCACCGACCTCGACCGCGGCGGCTGGATGATCGGCGACAACCTCGTCCACGACGTCGCCGGCGGCCACGCGGCCGGCCTGCGCACGATCTGGCTGCACCCGCGGCGTCACCCCGCACCGTGGTCCTTCACCGGACCGGCACCCGACTTCACGGTCGGCTCGGTCGCCGACGCGGTCGCGGTGCTCCTTCGCGACCACTGA
- a CDS encoding class I SAM-dependent methyltransferase, with amino-acid sequence MEYYSLLPTMGEPEIVHAAVPGGASVLELGCGTGRILRPLAALGHRVHGVDESPAMLERMGGLPATLARLQDVRLDRTFDVVLLASTTLNGEPSLRRAFLATCRHHVDPGGLVVFQQNAPAWFDAVTESSAEIAGIRRVVRSALRHGDRVDLVVDYHVGDRTWTHEFPRYAITSRELARNLREAGLRFDGYLTEDRSWFTARPV; translated from the coding sequence GTGGAGTACTACTCGCTGCTGCCCACCATGGGGGAACCGGAGATCGTCCACGCGGCGGTGCCGGGCGGTGCCTCGGTCCTTGAGCTGGGATGCGGAACCGGCCGCATCCTGCGGCCTCTGGCCGCGCTCGGGCATCGGGTGCACGGAGTGGACGAGTCACCCGCGATGCTGGAAAGGATGGGCGGCCTACCGGCTACCCTGGCGCGCCTTCAGGACGTCCGCCTGGACCGCACCTTCGACGTGGTGCTGCTGGCCAGCACCACGCTCAACGGGGAGCCGTCGCTACGCCGGGCCTTCCTGGCCACCTGCCGGCATCACGTCGATCCTGGCGGGCTGGTCGTCTTCCAGCAGAACGCGCCGGCTTGGTTCGATGCGGTGACGGAGTCATCCGCGGAGATCGCCGGTATTCGGCGCGTGGTGCGCTCGGCGCTGCGACATGGAGACCGGGTGGACCTCGTCGTCGACTACCACGTCGGTGACCGGACGTGGACGCATGAGTTTCCCCGGTACGCCATCACCTCGCGGGAGCTGGCGCGGAACCTGCGAGAGGCCGGCCTGCGATTCGACGGGTACCTCACCGAAGACCGGTCCTGGTTCACGGCTCGGCCCGTCTGA
- a CDS encoding LuxR family transcriptional regulator codes for MTRQPDAPRHVVASGADAETVVRRLTRDGWTVREGFALPDPSWDVTSARLVLHGRITDLENLQLAVLAAARGAGIVAVCDSETPVGRALIDDLSRLGTVQLGPGGPQPPADPGDMVADLVPEQRALLDRLAAGDTIAAAAAAEFLSLRTANRRIAEARAMFGVRTTREAVLAYLRQRRTPG; via the coding sequence TTGACCCGACAGCCCGACGCCCCCCGCCACGTCGTCGCCTCCGGCGCCGACGCCGAGACCGTCGTGCGGCGCCTGACCCGCGACGGCTGGACCGTCCGCGAGGGCTTCGCGCTGCCCGACCCCTCCTGGGACGTCACCTCGGCGCGGCTGGTGCTGCACGGCCGCATCACCGACCTGGAGAACCTGCAACTGGCGGTGCTGGCCGCCGCCCGCGGCGCCGGGATCGTGGCCGTCTGCGACTCCGAGACGCCCGTGGGCCGCGCCCTGATCGACGACCTGAGCCGCCTCGGCACCGTGCAGCTCGGCCCCGGCGGCCCGCAGCCGCCGGCGGACCCGGGCGACATGGTCGCCGACCTGGTACCCGAACAGCGCGCCCTGCTGGACCGGCTGGCCGCCGGCGACACCATCGCGGCGGCGGCCGCGGCGGAGTTCCTGTCGCTGCGCACCGCCAACCGGCGGATCGCGGAGGCCCGCGCGATGTTCGGCGTCCGCACCACCCGCGAGGCGGTCCTGGCCTACCTGCGCCAGCGCCGCACCCCCGGCTGA